A window from Callithrix jacchus isolate 240 chromosome 17, calJac240_pri, whole genome shotgun sequence encodes these proteins:
- the MOBP gene encoding myelin-associated oligodendrocyte basic protein isoform X1, with product MSQKTAKEGPRLSKNQRYSEHFSIHCCPPFTFLNSKKEIVDRKYSICKSGCFYQKKEEDWICCACQKTRPSRRATSPQRPKKQPATPPAVVRAPAKPRSPPRSERQPRPRPEVRPPPAKQRPPQKAKQPPRSSPVRGPGASRGGSPVKASRLKRRLRPTPKKK from the exons ATGAGTCAGAAAACGGCCAAGGAGGGTCCCAGACTCTCCAAAAACCAGAGGTACTCCGAGCACTTCAGCATCCACTGCTGCCCGCCGTTCACCTTCCTCAACTCCAAGAAGGAGATAGTGGATCGGAAATACAGCATCTGTAAGAGTGGCTGCTTCTaccagaagaaggaggaggactGGATCTGCTGCGCCTGCCAGAAGACCAG ACCCAGCCGCCGCGCCACGTCCCCTCAGAGGCCCAAGAAACAGCCAGCTACGCCCCCCGCGGTGGTCAGAGCGCCAGCCAAGCCACGGTCCCCTCCGAGGTCAGAGCGTCAGCCACGCCCCCGCCCCGAGGTCCGCCCGCCGCCCGCCAAGCAGCGTCCCCCTCAGAAGGCCAAGCAACCGCCGCGCAGCAGCCCCGTCCGAGGGCCGGGCGCCAGCCGCGGGGGGTCCCCCGTCAAAGCTTCTAG ATTGAAAAGAAGGCTTAGGCCAACCCCAAAGAAGAAGTGA
- the MOBP gene encoding myelin-associated oligodendrocyte basic protein isoform X4, whose product MSQKTAKEGPRLSKNQRYSEHFSIHCCPPFTFLNSKKEIVDRKYSICKSGCFYQKKEEDWICCACQKTRLKRRLRPTPKKK is encoded by the exons ATGAGTCAGAAAACGGCCAAGGAGGGTCCCAGACTCTCCAAAAACCAGAGGTACTCCGAGCACTTCAGCATCCACTGCTGCCCGCCGTTCACCTTCCTCAACTCCAAGAAGGAGATAGTGGATCGGAAATACAGCATCTGTAAGAGTGGCTGCTTCTaccagaagaaggaggaggactGGATCTGCTGCGCCTGCCAGAAGACCAG ATTGAAAAGAAGGCTTAGGCCAACCCCAAAGAAGAAGTGA
- the MOBP gene encoding myelin-associated oligodendrocyte basic protein isoform X2 — protein sequence MSQKTAKEGPRLSKNQRYSEHFSIHCCPPFTFLNSKKEIVDRKYSICKSGCFYQKKEEDWICCACQKTRPSRRATSPQRPKKQPATPPAVVRAPAKPRSPPRSERQPRPRPEVRPPPAKQRPPQKAKQPPRSSPVRGPGASRGGSPVKASRFW from the exons ATGAGTCAGAAAACGGCCAAGGAGGGTCCCAGACTCTCCAAAAACCAGAGGTACTCCGAGCACTTCAGCATCCACTGCTGCCCGCCGTTCACCTTCCTCAACTCCAAGAAGGAGATAGTGGATCGGAAATACAGCATCTGTAAGAGTGGCTGCTTCTaccagaagaaggaggaggactGGATCTGCTGCGCCTGCCAGAAGACCAG ACCCAGCCGCCGCGCCACGTCCCCTCAGAGGCCCAAGAAACAGCCAGCTACGCCCCCCGCGGTGGTCAGAGCGCCAGCCAAGCCACGGTCCCCTCCGAGGTCAGAGCGTCAGCCACGCCCCCGCCCCGAGGTCCGCCCGCCGCCCGCCAAGCAGCGTCCCCCTCAGAAGGCCAAGCAACCGCCGCGCAGCAGCCCCGTCCGAGGGCCGGGCGCCAGCCGCGGGGGGTCCCCCGTCAAAGCTTCTAGGTTCTGGTAA
- the MOBP gene encoding myelin-associated oligodendrocyte basic protein isoform X3 — protein sequence MSQKTAKEGPRLSKNQRYSEHFSIHCCPPFTFLNSKKEIVDRKYSICKSGCFYQKKEEDWICCACQKTRPSRRATSPQRPKKQPATPPAVVRAPAKPRSPPRSERQPRPRPEVRPPPAKQRPPQKAKQPPRSSPVRGPGASRGGSPVKASRF from the exons ATGAGTCAGAAAACGGCCAAGGAGGGTCCCAGACTCTCCAAAAACCAGAGGTACTCCGAGCACTTCAGCATCCACTGCTGCCCGCCGTTCACCTTCCTCAACTCCAAGAAGGAGATAGTGGATCGGAAATACAGCATCTGTAAGAGTGGCTGCTTCTaccagaagaaggaggaggactGGATCTGCTGCGCCTGCCAGAAGACCAG ACCCAGCCGCCGCGCCACGTCCCCTCAGAGGCCCAAGAAACAGCCAGCTACGCCCCCCGCGGTGGTCAGAGCGCCAGCCAAGCCACGGTCCCCTCCGAGGTCAGAGCGTCAGCCACGCCCCCGCCCCGAGGTCCGCCCGCCGCCCGCCAAGCAGCGTCCCCCTCAGAAGGCCAAGCAACCGCCGCGCAGCAGCCCCGTCCGAGGGCCGGGCGCCAGCCGCGGGGGGTCCCCCGTCAAAGCTTCTAGGTTCTG A